From the Mesorhizobium loti genome, the window CGATAGGTGGGCGCGCAACCCGAACATGACAACGTGTCAAACAAAAGTGAGCATAGATCGGTGATTGCGCGAAGGCGCAAGTAATGTCGGCACAGTCTCGTGCAAGTTGGCATGAGATATTGCTTCAATGTACATTCGCCAGAGGAGATTCTTAGTAGTGCAGTTCATCATTTCTGAAGGTAAAGGAGAGAATATCATGGCGAGAAAGCGAATGGGCGTGGCGCGGGGAGTAACAGCGGCCGTCGTCCTGATGATGGTGGGGCAGCAGGCCGTCGCGGCGGAGCCTCCGGTAGCCGCAAGCGTCCCGCAGGCAGGGGTCTTGGTCACGGAAGCGCCAAGCCCTTGGCAGATCCGCCTGCGTGGGTTGGGGGTCATCACTAAGGATTCGGGCTACGTCAATGCGGTGCCCGGCTCCGGTCTTTCCTATTCGGACACCGTGATCCCGGAACTCGATATCACCTATTTCTTCACGGACAACATCGCCGCCGAGCTTATCCTCGGCACCACCTATGCCAACATCGACGGCCAAGGAACGCTCGGCGGGCTGGGCAATATCGGCAAGGTTTGGCTGCTGCCGCCTACGCTCACAGTGCAGTATCATTTTACCGATTTCGGCGCCTTCAAGCCCTATGTCG encodes:
- a CDS encoding OmpW family protein, with amino-acid sequence MARKRMGVARGVTAAVVLMMVGQQAVAAEPPVAASVPQAGVLVTEAPSPWQIRLRGLGVITKDSGYVNAVPGSGLSYSDTVIPELDITYFFTDNIAAELILGTTYANIDGQGTLGGLGNIGKVWLLPPTLTVQYHFTDFGAFKPYVGAGVNYTIFYNQHAGSADALKVKNTFGTALQVGFDYMVDQHWGVNFDVKKLFLKPDFDVTVAGAKLTGKAELDPWLIGAGVTYRF